tgtaactctgtgtagtctcatgtaacccaatgtctcctcATGTAATCATACCATGTCTAGCTTCACGTAACCAaatgtaacctcatgtaaccaaaagtagcctcatgtaacccaatgtagcctcatgtaattatgtgcagcctcatgtaaccctttgtagcctcatgtaaccctttgtagccttatgtaactctgtgcagcctcatgtaactctgtgcatcCTCATGTAAggtacatgaggctacattgggttacatgaggcatgaggctacaaagtgtTGCATGAGGcaacacagagttacatgaggctacggAGGGTTatatgaggctgcacagagttacatgaggcaatacacagggttacatgagactatacagagttacatgaggcaatacacaggaggCTACACAGGAGTTACATGAGGGCtagacagggttacatgaggctgcacagagttacatgagactacattggattacatggcgctacattgggttacttaggctagacatgatatggttacatgaggagaaattgggttacatgaggctacaaagggttacatgaggctgtacagagttacatgaggctacactaggtTTCATGAGGCTAGACAAGGTTACATAAGGagacactgggttacatgaggctacacagagttacagtactgtagtgtggggacattcgtaaaatttgtatgggcgactatacAAATTCATTccccgctgtagtgtggggacattcgtaaaatttgtatgggcgactatgagACAAAAAATTTTaaacggcaatatctcagccaagaaggaaaaTATCAAActgtaactagcaggtatggctataagacattacaataagtacgtaaaagcgattttcggttgattttcaaaacaacgctagattcctattctttcagcaaATTTATCACCATACCTGTTGGTTAAAGCTCGATATCTTCTgccttggctgagatattgccgttcaaaaaatttctccccatagtcgcccatacaaattttacgaacgtccccacactacagcagccatttttatgtctgtgacgtaattttaGATAAGGCTCATTAGTCCACTTTTATACATAAAACTAAGTTGGCAATCAATATAAACAATTGACCAAGTTTTATCATCATTAGTTTAAAGGCTTGCACCATGCTAACATAATTAAAGTTGGTGCTTTGTACACCTTCTCCAGTGCTACAAATGGATGCCTTTGATATGCACATGCACGCATTATTACACAACAACTTTTCTTCCAATTTTTAATCCCATTAAAGATTTCAAATCAAAAAGGTGGATGTATCTGTATTACTACAAAAATGTTGGTGTTTGTACAAACTGTAAATTGTCTGGTGACTAGGCAACATCAAAGTTATGACGTATCCATGATTTTTGAAACTGCTTTTGGAAAGATGATAACCAAGGGCTATAGGTCCTAGTTACTACAGGATATACTAGAGTCCCATTCCTTTTCTTTATTCATCCATTATATTAGTTGCTATCAGAACCCATGCAATATAATGTTGATAGCAAGCACAACAGTACAgagtaataccaagagttaataatagtggaggggagagtgtctaacgctgtatagggcTGCATAAAATGAACGCGTGGGAGCTAAAGGGCTTCACCACGGATAATCTCGTGTTTAGTTGCATTCTCTACACTTGACAACTAGAACCAATCGTCACTTTTGTCAGGTCACATCAACGATGCTGCACAAATTCATGAACACTAGAATCGATATTTGGGAAGTGCTGATAGTGGTATTTGGTTCCAACATGGCAGACCAGGTAACACCGCATCGCGTCTTCGAATGACGGTTTTCCTACTTCCCATCGAGAtgatgtttcttcttccactaGAATCTGTTTTCCACTCTCACGGGTACCGCCACAATTTGATATCTTCGACTGAGAACCATGAACGGACGCCATTTTATAACACTCGCTTCTCACGTGAACTGCTATCGATACACTCTTTTCTGAATGAGTATTGCGCCGGCCGCGTAACCATAATTGAATGCGTTAACACGTCGCTTGTTAAGATTGCTGAAGCCCTTTAGCTCaaacgcgctcattttatacagccctatagagcgttagacactctcccttccactattattaactcttggtaatacaaATAATAACAATGCAGTTTTACTTAGTTAACTAGTACACCAAAGCAGCAGTTATCGTTACTTCATAGAACTGATGAAAAGCCTTGCTCCATCTATAATGTTATGTTACAAGCAGGGGATATATAGCAATGTACAGTAATTTAATGCACACACTGATTGTTTATACACATACAATAGTTGGTCTAGCTGAGTGAGCCACCTGACCTATTTAAATCGTTTAATATATTTAATTATTTAGTAGAGAAGCCAATATTTTAGAGCCTAGCATGGGTGAACTCACAACTTTGCTCCACCATGAATTGGAAGATAATTTCCTGAGGTGTACAGTGTGAGAGGAGGAGCTTGCCTTCAAGGTTTAATTACACTGACTTGGTTTAGTGTGATACTTGCCATATATGACCAGCTGATCTGAGCAAAAACCCAGCTAGTTTGCATAAATTCCTTTTTAAtacttctttgttgtctagGGGGAAAACCAGTGGGCTGTTAAATAGTGTTGCGAACCAGTATGGAAAAACCAGTTATTAACTGatattgtctaggtcaagccaattattaGCTAAGAAGCCTTTACActggttttgcccacccacttggtaaaccataaattacccctgctgacaagtgttaacatcataacataacctcaaagcatgtgtaaacatgtgattgtaatagctgttattgtaaggcaggatgttgatggtcactttggtaccaccctaaggcttccaaCCGGCATGTTTAGTACCATAATGTCTGCaaatttacaatcagacaataaccggtcaatatccaattattcaccttccaataaccggttttagtaaactctgcaggttcacagcactaccgttaaatagaggtgtaccgataatcggatcagtTAAAATATCAGCCACCGATAcagtaatttttaccaatatcggtatcagtaaagaacagtaggaggactGATATTGCTACCAATAATGCAGTAGTAATAGTTTATACATAAACGAATTATGTATTGGTTTTTTATGTGGCTGTTTAGTGCCAGTGACTTATCGTTTACTCTACTAAAAATGCTAgattatgagaagccatataaacacaagcaattctagtgtttgttgttgGAAAGCTTATTGCAgtttttacaaatgaagcagttatatagtacctttgtgtAAAAAAAAGAGGGATCACAGGATACCAAgaaaacttgctgtaccaggcCATtgaaatgcggagtaatgcaaaAATCCATTTAAGGCTTCAGCAATGGAATGCATGTACACGTTGTTGTAGGATAgataaatgtacacttttgggTTTGCTTAAAACTGTAATAATGAAAATATCAGATCAACTATCGGTTAtcagcttcttttggtggcatcaatatcggacaTCGGTTCATGCcgtatcggtacacctctactgttaaagtttcagccttaccTGTTGAAACACTTGGAGTAGAGAGTAGGAGCAGGAGAACTGTAGCCACTATACCACTATACagagtacatacagtacttaacCTATTATAATTAATGAGTACAACAGTATGGTTGTGACTTGGCTTAATActttcaccatgaactggcaaatccatcAAGGTACTATATGGTTTTTACCCTACAACAAACAAGGAAAGTTTCACATTTTGTGGCTTCAAAGCAAATTGTGAAAATTTCTTGCTAAACTACTAGCTGCATTGTTAAAGTTTTACCCCGAATACACAAAACTTTCACTCAACGAAACTTCCCAGTTTATAGTAAATCAACCATGCTTACAAGCAAgtaggctgttcaagcttaatATGCGCTTGATGGCACacaaatgaaacaaagatactCTTACTTTCCCCAATACAATGATATCGATTTTGCTGTTACTGCTAAATCATGCACAAGATTATTTTGGTAGCATGCATTGTAACCCAAAGTACTGATTGTAAAAACAGAAATACTGCTGTTGTGTTGTCTGGTCAGGTCAATAAAACCCATTCCAGGTAGTGGATGCTGACTGCATCAGACAGAAATGCAATACCAAGGAGCATACAAACACACCACATGTAATCCTATCGAAGTACCGTGCGTATTCCTGTACACTACAATTTCCACCCATTCTAAGTGAGTATACAGtattaatcaggacacttgaaaataagtacacttgcataatctggacacccAAAGTAtctcttagcatgtaaactgacctgaaaaatCAGGAAACCTTGATAGTCAGGGCACTTTTTGTCAGTCCCAatgtgtccttaatacacaggtttcactgtacatgtcTCAATACACTTACATTAATTGTGTTGTGCTAGTTGGGTGGCTCTTAAACAACTGTCTTCCATGAGCACAGTAATACTTTTACAAGCATGTATTTCGGCTGTTCTTTATCCTTTTTCACAAACCTTGGTGTTGTCTACTTAGCAAAAAGTCCTGCAGTCTCTGATGTAGCTATACCTACCACATTTTCTGCAAAACATCATCAATGGCCAGCCTTCTTGACTAGTAAATTCCCAACTCTCTAGTTTCTGACTTTGTAATTTGTTACCATCTGTAGTTCCACCTTTTTTCAACATAAAATTGTAGACAGATTTCCTGAAGAGTACTACTGCATGGGTGGAGGAGCCTCACAAGTCATGTATCTCACAATTAAATTCACGGAGCTATGAAGTAAATGGCTCACATGATTATTAAAGCAGACTAGATTTGTGTAACCGACCACTCTAATGTGTTTGGAATTAGTTGGCCCTTCTCATAGCCCATAAAAGTCCATTTCATAAGTGTCACATGACTGTCAGTTCAATAGTCCTGGTGTTATTGAACCGACTTACGGTTGAGTAACCACTGCCTTAAACTTTTTAGTAGTTGTGCAGCCCAATATTATTATGTCAATACAATGTAGCACAAATCAGACTATGTATATATTTCATTTAAAGTGTTACAATCAAAGTGCAGATCTAGGGGAGTGCAGATCTAGGGGAGAGCAAATTGCTAGCCCTTTTTGCTTCACCTTGTCCTCCTTAATTTTTGGAATGCCATGCATTCATATCAAAACAGACAGGGACAGTCAGTATAGTATAACATTTATAATATTGTACCCACACAATATGTATAAGCACTTCTGCCCTTAAAAGCATCATCAGTTCTTTTAGCATAGTTGATTATGCCTACATACTTATTGTATAACATTTGCAATAATACTAGTTGATCacctatgtatgtatattcCACTAATGTAGATATTAATCAAGATAGTTGTCATCAGAGCAGTAATGGAAACACGTATGATAATATAACATACAAAGTGATAATGGTCACTGGTAACAACACTGTTAGGAATGATGACATGACTAATACTGGTAATCATAGCACAAGTGATATGGATATTTGCTACTACTCACTTGATAAAGCGTTAAGACATGTCAATAACAATAGCATCATTAATATAACTATTCCGTATGATACATTACTATCACCAGCTAACTTGGTGAACCTCAGCAACATCACAATAGCTGGTAATAGCATGTCTGAAATTGATTGTAACTATACTGGAGCTTTGGTGTGTAAGGGTTGCAATAATGTTATCATTAAAAATATCAGATGGATAAGATGTGGTTTCTTTAACATATCAACAACTGGATCTAATTCTCATAATAAAGCTCACCATCTGGATCCCATAGGTGGTTTATACTTTGATACTTGTACTAATCTAACAATTCAATGTTGTACATTTTTAACATCATTGGTTCAAATTTCTCAAGCATCAGAAACTGTTACCATTAGTAATGTTTACTATACAGATAATTATACAAACACTTATCCACAATCACATTATGAATACACTTATGGAGGCTTGTATGTTGAACAGTCTAACCGTATGGATCTAGttattaatattattgattgttcATTTACTAGCATGAAACCAAACAGTACAGCAATTCAACTGTTTGTAGTGAAGTCAAAAGACTCTGGAATGAATCGCATATTAATAAGTTCAACTAGTTTCACAGATAACATCAACAATCAACCTGTACCAAGTAACTATGGTAACAGCATGGTGTTTATTAACATTTCTTCAAGTCACACAAACGTTACATTGTCAGATGTGAGATTTCAATCAAATACTGTTGCTGATAATGGTAATATTTTGTCAATTGTAACAAATGAAGATAATTCTACTGTACAGCTGCTATCTTGTGTGTTCCTCAGCAACACTGCTTCCAATGTGGCAATGTTTGAGACTAAACATTTAACAATAATGAATTCAGTTTTCAAGTACAATAATGGAAAATCAAATCTGATTCTCTTAAAGTATCAAACATCCATCGTTACCAGCTATGAAGGATTAATGTTCTCATACAATACTGGTGGTCCAATGATGTCATTAAACAGTTACAATATTTCAGTTGATTTTCTTGAATCAAAACTTCAACACAACACTTTATCTTCTGGAAATGGTTTAGTAATGTTATCAGACTATCATAGTCTTGATGTTTTGCTTGCAGGCATAAAgtttatatctaatataatacAAACTGATGGAAGTGCATTTTATTCTTATAGTCCAATAATGATGCCCACTAAATCAAATTCTTCAACACATATACGACCTACACATGAAGTTTTTATTCTAAACGTGGTGGTGTTTAGACAATCTGGAGGTGGTCATGGAGCAGGTATATATATATCGCATCCATCATGTGATTCTTGTGAGACCACTGATTCTTACACACTCAAAGAAAGCACATTTAATAATATCAATGACATCAACAGTGTAATCTTTTGTGGTATTTCTAATTCTGTGGTAATCTCAGACCTCCAGTTTGCTAATAATCTTGGTACAGCAGTTCACCTTGAGAATTCAAACTTAATAATTGATGGAGGATTGACCTTATTTAAAAACAACACTGCGGAACATGGTGCAGCATTGTATTTAGATTTGAATTCAAGGGTAATGTTTAATTCAAATTCTAAAGTCTCATTTATTGGCAATGAAGCACGAAGGTATGGAGGAGCTATATATTGTAGCGTATCAGTACATAATGGTTGCTATAAAAATCTCAGTGATATTTTACTAGTACAAAACACCACCAGTGACATCATTGAGTTCAATAATAATGTCGGTAGTGCTGGAGGAAATTCTGTGTATCTGAATGTGCCACAATCATGTGATGAAACTTTTCAGTCTGAATCAAACGTGACAAAGCATGCCTTAAGGGAAAAAATAGTCACTTCACCAAATAAACTAAGATTAGATCCCCCTGCGCGCCTGGTCAATGATACTAATGCAACAGTATCAAGTGACATGTACCCTACTTATTTAATCCCAAACATTATGCTAGGCCAAGACATCTCTATTTCAAGCTGTATATTAGGTTATAATAATAAGTCTGCGGGAACAGCACCATTTCTGATTTCTCACACTGAAAATACTCAGAGTTACTCCATTAATGGAAGCAGAGGATTATCAATTGGATGTCAACCTTCACAAGGAATTAGCAACCTTCAAATCACAAGCAAACAATCCCCTAGTCACAATATTTATAGCTATTATTCCAGATTAAATAGTGGGGATAACTATTCTGACAATGATTATACCGTAATTCAGCTACACTCTTTTTATGATACTGCTTATGAACTGAAACCAATTGTGGTGAATTTAAGAATAGAGATATCACCTTGTCATTCAGGATTCTACTACAGTGATGAAATGTGCGTATGTTACACTACAGATGATATTGTATCGTGTTCTGGTAGTACTGCTACAATCACaagaggttactggtttggtgTTATTAGTGAACAACCTACTGTAGGAGTGTGTCCAGTAAATTATTGTGACTTTGATAAATGTGGTGAACCCTGTACCCTATTACCATCCCCAGATAAACAGTGTGGTGAACATAGGACAGGTACTGCTTGTGGGAATTGTAAAGATAGTTATGCTTTATCATTTGATTCAGTTGACTGTGTCAGCACTATAAACTGTACTACAGGACTAACAACTATGGTAGTTACAATGACATGTCTTTATTGGATATTTACTATTGTTGTGGTTTTTGCAATGATGTACTTCAAGGTTGGAATTGGATACTTATACGGTATCACATTCTATTACAGTGTAATAGATATCCTGTTAGGACAAGCTCTTCGTACTTCTGATGCCCTGTATAGGATGGTGACGATTGTGTCCAGCCTTGCCAGACTGACCCCACAATTTTTGGGTcaaatttgttttgtaatagGATTAAGTGGAATTGACCAGCAGTTTATCCATTACATACATCCACTAGCTCTTCTAGTGATTTTGCTACTCATCAGCATATCAGTTAGGTTCTCCCCAAGATTGTCACTGTTTGTCAGTAGAGGAGTAATCCATGTCATTTGCTTTCTGCTGCTACTATCGTACACTTCAATAGCATCAACTTCATTACTACTGATGAGGCCACTGAAATTTACTGAGGTGCACAAACTGTATACTTACCTATCACCTGATCTTGA
The Dysidea avara chromosome 7, odDysAvar1.4, whole genome shotgun sequence genome window above contains:
- the LOC136262522 gene encoding uncharacterized protein gives rise to the protein MVTGNNTVRNDDMTNTGNHSTSDMDICYYSLDKALRHVNNNSIINITIPYDTLLSPANLVNLSNITIAGNSMSEIDCNYTGALVCKGCNNVIIKNIRWIRCGFFNISTTGSNSHNKAHHLDPIGGLYFDTCTNLTIQCCTFLTSLVQISQASETVTISNVYYTDNYTNTYPQSHYEYTYGGLYVEQSNRMDLVINIIDCSFTSMKPNSTAIQLFVVKSKDSGMNRILISSTSFTDNINNQPVPSNYGNSMVFINISSSHTNVTLSDVRFQSNTVADNGNILSIVTNEDNSTVQLLSCVFLSNTASNVAMFETKHLTIMNSVFKYNNGKSNLILLKYQTSIVTSYEGLMFSYNTGGPMMSLNSYNISVDFLESKLQHNTLSSGNGLVMLSDYHSLDVLLAGIKFISNIIQTDGSAFYSYSPIMMPTKSNSSTHIRPTHEVFILNVVVFRQSGGGHGAGIYISHPSCDSCETTDSYTLKESTFNNINDINSVIFCGISNSVVISDLQFANNLGTAVHLENSNLIIDGGLTLFKNNTAEHGAALYLDLNSRVMFNSNSKVSFIGNEARRYGGAIYCSVSVHNGCYKNLSDILLVQNTTSDIIEFNNNVGSAGGNSVYLNVPQSCDETFQSESNVTKHALREKIVTSPNKLRLDPPARLVNDTNATVSSDMYPTYLIPNIMLGQDISISSCILGYNNKSAGTAPFLISHTENTQSYSINGSRGLSIGCQPSQGISNLQITSKQSPSHNIYSYYSRLNSGDNYSDNDYTVIQLHSFYDTAYELKPIVVNLRIEISPCHSGFYYSDEMCVCYTTDDIVSCSGSTATITRGYWFGVISEQPTVGVCPVNYCDFDKCGEPCTLLPSPDKQCGEHRTGTACGNCKDSYALSFDSVDCVSTINCTTGLTTMVVTMTCLYWIFTIVVVFAMMYFKVGIGYLYGITFYYSVIDILLGQALRTSDALYRMVTIVSSLARLTPQFLGQICFVIGLSGIDQQFIHYIHPLALLVILLLISISVRFSPRLSLFVSRGVIHVICFLLLLSYTSIASTSLLLMRPLKFTEVHKLYTYLSPDLEYFHGRHLAYGLVAIACGIVIVIGLPLILLLEPFLNHKINFTRIKPLLDQFQGYYKDKYRYFASYYMICRLVMLIIVNANITNVFVVSYLQLVAIVIMTLIHVIVRPYVSKTLNAVDALLLLTMILVTILQPFEASNGLTANTITGLAFTLVVFPLLIFLLLVTPFMNRQHIKEFIVFCKSTVKSIKKDEPRNKDIEMPNVNQQYEVTVDDALRKATATTIATVQEDQPNPVQGRQPSPVKFRESLLELGID